In one window of Streptomyces sp. NBC_01224 DNA:
- a CDS encoding amidohydrolase translates to MNTEHTGVPADIAAAIANAVDRWSDGLVELSHSLHREPEPAFAEHRSCAKIADLVAAAGFTVERGVGGLDTAFTATRGTGDLTIGFCAEYDALPGIGHSCGHNVNGAAATGGALALAAVADELGIRVKLIGTPAEEAGGGKAILLRAGVFDDVAAAMMVHAGGQDEVDGSSLAMAQWTADYTGRPSHAATAPWEGANALDAISVAYHAVGLLRQQLEPGLVVSFIVTEGGQAPNVIPAHTQAAVEIRAGSVTRLRRAKARVRACLEAGALATGTKLEITPCGEEFADLRQDEFMTGAYVRALRALGRIPVSRAGEHIASTDMGNVSQVLPAIHPTIGYEVGAAAHHTAEFAEHGASPSADSAVLDGAAAMALVGAELARDPEQRTRLLGGVRERLSSAGSETFLGQT, encoded by the coding sequence GTGAACACCGAACACACCGGTGTGCCGGCCGACATCGCGGCCGCGATCGCGAATGCAGTCGACCGCTGGTCCGACGGGCTCGTAGAGCTCAGCCACAGCCTGCACCGAGAACCGGAACCGGCATTCGCGGAGCATCGGTCCTGCGCCAAGATCGCCGACCTCGTCGCGGCCGCCGGGTTCACCGTCGAGCGGGGCGTCGGCGGTCTGGACACGGCGTTCACCGCCACGCGCGGAACCGGCGACCTGACGATCGGTTTCTGCGCCGAGTACGACGCCCTGCCCGGGATCGGACACTCGTGCGGACACAACGTCAACGGCGCCGCCGCAACCGGCGGCGCGCTGGCCCTGGCCGCAGTCGCCGACGAGCTGGGCATCCGCGTCAAACTCATCGGCACGCCTGCGGAGGAAGCCGGAGGCGGCAAGGCGATTCTCCTGCGAGCCGGGGTTTTCGACGATGTCGCCGCCGCGATGATGGTTCACGCCGGCGGGCAGGACGAGGTCGACGGTTCCTCACTGGCGATGGCCCAGTGGACCGCGGACTACACCGGCCGGCCCTCCCACGCCGCGACCGCGCCGTGGGAGGGCGCGAACGCGCTCGACGCGATCTCGGTGGCCTACCACGCAGTCGGGCTGTTGCGGCAGCAGCTCGAGCCGGGGCTGGTCGTCTCCTTCATCGTCACCGAGGGCGGGCAGGCGCCCAACGTCATTCCCGCGCATACGCAAGCGGCGGTGGAGATCCGGGCCGGCTCGGTGACCCGGCTGCGCCGGGCAAAGGCCCGGGTCCGGGCCTGTCTGGAGGCCGGCGCGCTCGCCACCGGGACGAAGCTGGAAATCACTCCGTGCGGGGAGGAGTTCGCCGATCTGCGGCAGGACGAGTTCATGACCGGCGCGTATGTCCGGGCGCTCAGGGCCCTGGGACGGATCCCGGTGTCGCGCGCGGGTGAGCACATCGCGTCGACCGACATGGGTAACGTTTCGCAGGTGCTGCCGGCGATCCACCCGACCATCGGCTACGAGGTCGGTGCCGCCGCCCACCACACGGCCGAGTTCGCGGAGCACGGAGCGTCGCCCTCCGCCGACTCGGCGGTGCTCGACGGGGCTGCGGCGATGGCGCTGGTCGGAGCGGAGCTTGCACGCGATCCCGAGCAGCGGACCCGGCTGCTCGGCGGGGTGAGGGAGCGACTGAGCAGCGCCGGGTCCGAAACCTTCCTGGGACAGACGTGA
- a CDS encoding transposase, which produces MGGVRELAAPFVAPGPCGVAVRDRLKHLTPQDEKVLRAVGEHQGRLASRDLRTRCADGLEHSKDTWASRKRDLTPLSSSRIAGAITKATHDQWALARRCQAAHIRNLEAGIRTLRHRLSLPIGARGTKRAAGGYRSKGEWFHKSRRLAALEARHDAAVRDRQAGRVRVVRGGRHLLNTRHHLTQARLTEEQWRERWEAERWFIAADGESGKRFGNETIRVTPDGEVSIKLPAPLTHLANAKHGRYTLTSTAAFAHRGQELADRIVANRAVAYRIHLDTGRGRWYLTASWQRPVVQTIPLEAARARGMIGVDTNADHFAAYHLDPHGNPIGDPHRFPYDLSGTTTHRDAQIRHALTRLINWAKQAGVAAIGIEDLDFTTEKTREKHGRKKRFRQLISGIPTGKLKARLVSMAAEQGLSMVAVDPAYTSLWGGQHWQKPLATPKRKMSRHDAAGIAIGRRALGHRVRRRTAPPPHDRSDRAGHRTAQARPGTRGRDGTRPPATDHAPRDVPPNGTRKREPSASNTVRDAPSTHRWVQDSLMHTG; this is translated from the coding sequence GTGGGTGGTGTGCGGGAGTTGGCGGCGCCCTTCGTGGCGCCCGGGCCGTGCGGGGTGGCGGTCCGGGACCGTCTGAAGCACCTCACGCCCCAGGACGAGAAAGTCCTGCGCGCGGTCGGTGAGCATCAGGGCCGTCTGGCTTCCCGTGACCTCAGGACCCGTTGTGCGGATGGTCTGGAGCACAGCAAGGACACCTGGGCGTCGCGCAAGCGGGACCTGACGCCGCTGTCGTCGTCGCGGATCGCCGGTGCGATCACCAAAGCCACACACGATCAGTGGGCGCTGGCCCGGCGTTGTCAGGCGGCGCACATCCGAAATCTGGAGGCCGGGATCAGGACGCTGCGGCACCGCCTGTCCCTCCCCATCGGCGCGAGGGGCACCAAGCGGGCAGCCGGTGGCTACCGCTCCAAAGGCGAGTGGTTCCACAAGTCCCGCCGCCTCGCGGCGCTGGAAGCCCGGCACGATGCCGCGGTCCGTGACCGGCAGGCCGGACGCGTCCGGGTCGTGCGGGGCGGTAGACACCTCCTCAACACCCGCCACCACCTCACCCAGGCCCGGCTCACCGAAGAGCAGTGGCGAGAACGCTGGGAAGCGGAGCGCTGGTTCATCGCCGCCGACGGCGAGTCCGGCAAGCGGTTCGGGAACGAAACCATCCGCGTCACCCCGGACGGCGAGGTCAGCATCAAACTGCCCGCCCCGCTCACCCACCTGGCCAACGCCAAACACGGCCGGTACACCCTCACCTCGACCGCGGCGTTCGCGCACCGGGGTCAGGAGTTGGCCGACCGCATTGTCGCGAACCGGGCTGTGGCCTACCGAATCCACCTCGACACCGGCCGTGGCCGCTGGTACCTGACCGCGTCCTGGCAACGCCCCGTCGTCCAGACCATCCCGCTGGAGGCCGCCCGAGCCCGGGGCATGATCGGCGTCGACACCAACGCCGACCACTTCGCCGCCTACCACCTCGACCCACACGGCAACCCGATCGGCGACCCGCACCGCTTCCCCTACGACCTGTCCGGCACCACCACGCACCGCGACGCCCAGATCCGCCACGCACTGACCCGCCTGATCAACTGGGCCAAGCAGGCCGGTGTCGCCGCGATCGGCATCGAAGACCTCGACTTCACCACCGAGAAAACGCGGGAGAAGCACGGCCGCAAGAAGAGGTTCCGGCAGCTGATCTCCGGTATTCCGACCGGAAAGCTCAAGGCCCGGCTGGTCTCCATGGCGGCCGAACAGGGCCTGAGCATGGTCGCGGTCGACCCGGCCTACACCTCGCTCTGGGGTGGCCAGCACTGGCAGAAACCGCTGGCCACCCCCAAGCGAAAGATGTCCCGTCACGATGCCGCCGGCATCGCGATCGGACGACGCGCCCTCGGACACCGGGTCCGGCGTCGGACGGCACCGCCCCCACACGACCGGAGTGATCGTGCGGGGCATCGGACCGCCCAGGCCAGGCCAGGCACCCGAGGACGTGACGGAACCCGCCCACCCGCAACGGACCACGCCCCCAGAGACGTGCCGCCGAACGGGACGAGAAAGCGGGAACCCAGTGCATCCAACACCGTTCGGGATGCGCCCAGTACACATCGGTGGGTCCAGGACTCACTCATGCACACTGGCTAG
- a CDS encoding terpene synthase family protein yields MSQIALPEFHMPFQSAGCNPGIEETGKAAWEWAESNGLVLSPMARKKMIRTRPELWISLIFPTASQQHLDLFCQWLFWAFLVDDEFDDGPAGRDPRLCEAAIDRLVAVLDGEQPRGAMEYALVGLRARTYHDRSPRWIRQFRRDTVSWLWTYYAEAVERAAGQVPTRNEFVKHRRDSVAMQPFLDLHEITAGIDLPESARSLPAYIALRNAVTDHSGLCNDICSFEKEALLGYEHNAVRLIQRDSGFTLQEAVDEAGAQLAQIAERVQRAEKELVDEIEAAGIHGRTRAALERCVQDYRGLVRADFDYHARAERYTRPDLVEIDERDSLSRYFAA; encoded by the coding sequence ATGAGCCAGATTGCGCTGCCAGAGTTTCATATGCCGTTCCAGAGCGCGGGATGCAACCCCGGCATCGAGGAGACCGGGAAGGCCGCTTGGGAATGGGCCGAATCCAATGGTCTCGTACTCTCCCCGATGGCCCGGAAGAAGATGATCCGGACCAGGCCCGAACTCTGGATATCCCTCATATTCCCCACTGCTTCACAGCAGCATCTCGATCTCTTCTGCCAGTGGCTCTTCTGGGCCTTCCTCGTCGACGACGAGTTCGACGACGGCCCCGCCGGACGTGATCCCCGCCTGTGCGAGGCGGCGATCGACCGGCTGGTGGCCGTACTCGACGGCGAACAGCCGCGCGGCGCCATGGAGTACGCACTCGTGGGCCTGCGAGCCCGGACGTACCACGACCGCTCGCCACGCTGGATCCGGCAGTTCCGGCGGGACACGGTCTCCTGGCTGTGGACGTACTACGCCGAGGCGGTGGAACGGGCCGCCGGGCAGGTGCCGACCAGGAACGAATTCGTGAAGCACCGCCGGGATTCGGTAGCCATGCAGCCCTTCCTCGATCTGCATGAGATCACCGCCGGCATCGACCTTCCGGAATCGGCCCGGAGCCTTCCCGCATATATCGCCCTGCGCAACGCCGTAACCGATCACTCGGGGCTCTGCAACGACATCTGCTCCTTCGAGAAGGAGGCACTGCTGGGTTACGAGCACAATGCGGTACGGCTCATTCAGCGCGACAGCGGATTCACCCTCCAGGAGGCCGTCGACGAGGCCGGGGCGCAGCTCGCTCAGATAGCGGAACGGGTGCAGCGCGCCGAGAAGGAACTGGTCGACGAGATAGAGGCGGCCGGAATCCACGGCCGCACCCGAGCCGCACTGGAGCGGTGCGTGCAGGACTACCGCGGACTGGTCCGGGCTGACTTC